TTTTATCGGCGTTAAAAACAAGCACACCGGCATAGGCGGATACATCTACAAACAGGCGGAGAACCTGGAGGAGTGTATTCTTCCAACGGAGTATCCCAAACTCTTCCTGATTCCCGGAGACTCCCTTCTTCCGGGCACAGCCAACCTTCCCTTCTTTACCAAGCAGAAGATCATCAGGGAACTGCAGAACTCGGTAGCGGATATCGTTCTTCTGGATCTGGGTGCCGGGAGTTCCTACAACACGGTGGATTTTTTCCTTTCCGCCTGGTCCGGACTGATCGTCACCACCGGAGAACCGACATCCATTCTGAATGCCTACTCCTTTCTGAAAACAGCTGTCTTCAGGCTGATGCTGCGGAGTTTCCCTGCGAAATCGAGCGAACGCGCCATGGTGCAGGATTTTGTGGGTACAAAGATTGAAGGCGGCGAAGGTTCGCTCTACGACCTGCTCGATGCGCTGTACGCGGTAAACCCCGAATCCGGCCTCAACCTCAAGGAAAACCTCAGGAAACTTGTACCGCGGGTCGTGGTAAACATGGGCAGATCGGAAATGGACCTGCAGATCGGGAAAAAACTCAGGGACATAAGCCGCAAAAACATCGGGATTGAAATGGAGTATCTCTCGTTTCTGCCCTACGATGAGTCGGCACGAAACGCCCTTATCCGGAGGTCGCCTCTTATCGAGCTGTCTCCGGGGTCGGAGTTCAGCCGCAAGCTCGACATTCTGGCCTCGAACCTGATCTCCCGGCTGAAAGGGGAAGGTCCGGAGCTTCACGACGGGGATGTTGAAGAATT
Above is a genomic segment from Marispirochaeta aestuarii containing:
- a CDS encoding nucleotide-binding protein — its product is MVSLVPVASGKGGVGKSLITANLGLSLARKGKTVIMVDLDLGGSNLHSFIGVKNKHTGIGGYIYKQAENLEECILPTEYPKLFLIPGDSLLPGTANLPFFTKQKIIRELQNSVADIVLLDLGAGSSYNTVDFFLSAWSGLIVTTGEPTSILNAYSFLKTAVFRLMLRSFPAKSSERAMVQDFVGTKIEGGEGSLYDLLDALYAVNPESGLNLKENLRKLVPRVVVNMGRSEMDLQIGKKLRDISRKNIGIEMEYLSFLPYDESARNALIRRSPLIELSPGSEFSRKLDILASNLISRLKGEGPELHDGDVEEL